A window from Sphingobium sp. EM0848 encodes these proteins:
- a CDS encoding CTP synthase, which produces MARYIFITGGVVSSLGKGLMAASLAALLQARGFRVRIRKFDPYLNVDPGTMSPYQHGEVYVTDDGAETDLDLGHYERFTGVSARQSDNVTQGRVYQTIIQRERRGDYLGATVQVIPHVTDEIKAFALADTDDLDFVLCEIGGTVGDIESLPFMEAIRQLHNDLDRGQSIFVHVTLVPYIAAAGELKTKPTQHSVRELTSLGIQPDILLCRCEHPLPESERKKIALFCNVRPEAVIPALDASSIYAVPQQYHDEGLDEEVLRAFGIKDAPAPKLERWDDIMDRQLNPEGEVTIGVVGKYVGLLDAYKSLHEALHHGGLANRVKVNIRWIDAELFEKGEDLAASLEPMHGILVPGGFGVRGSEGKIASVKFARERNVPFFGICLGMQMACIEGARNTAGIENASTTEFGETSEPVVGLITEWMSKEGLQKRTAETDLGGTMRLGAYPAKLSGNSVVSGIYGASEISERHRHRYEVNAGYREPLEKGGLIFSGMSPDGTLPEIVERPDHSWFVGVQFHPELKSKPFDPHPLFASFIEAAVKQSRLV; this is translated from the coding sequence ATGGCGCGGTATATTTTCATCACCGGCGGCGTGGTCTCCTCGCTTGGCAAGGGCCTGATGGCCGCTTCGCTTGCAGCTCTGTTGCAGGCGCGAGGTTTCCGTGTGCGCATTCGGAAATTCGATCCCTATCTCAACGTCGATCCGGGCACGATGAGTCCGTATCAGCATGGCGAAGTCTATGTGACCGATGACGGGGCGGAAACCGACCTCGACCTTGGCCATTATGAGCGCTTTACCGGCGTTTCGGCGCGGCAGTCGGACAATGTGACGCAGGGCCGGGTCTATCAGACCATCATTCAGCGTGAGCGGCGCGGCGATTATCTGGGCGCGACGGTGCAGGTGATCCCGCACGTCACCGATGAGATCAAGGCCTTCGCCTTGGCGGATACCGACGACCTCGATTTCGTGCTGTGCGAGATTGGCGGCACGGTGGGGGACATCGAATCGCTGCCCTTCATGGAGGCGATCCGTCAGCTGCATAATGACCTTGATCGCGGCCAGTCGATCTTCGTCCATGTGACGCTGGTGCCGTACATCGCGGCGGCGGGCGAACTGAAGACCAAGCCGACCCAGCATAGCGTGCGCGAACTGACTTCGCTCGGCATCCAGCCCGATATCCTGCTCTGCCGCTGCGAGCATCCGCTGCCGGAGAGCGAGCGCAAGAAGATCGCGCTCTTCTGCAATGTCCGGCCCGAAGCTGTGATTCCGGCACTCGACGCCAGCAGCATCTATGCCGTGCCCCAGCAATATCATGACGAGGGGCTGGACGAGGAAGTGCTGCGCGCCTTCGGTATCAAGGATGCGCCCGCGCCCAAGCTGGAACGCTGGGACGACATCATGGACCGCCAGCTCAACCCCGAGGGCGAGGTTACGATCGGCGTGGTCGGCAAATATGTCGGCCTGCTCGATGCGTATAAGTCGCTGCATGAAGCGCTGCACCATGGCGGCCTTGCCAACCGGGTGAAGGTCAATATCCGCTGGATCGACGCCGAGCTGTTCGAGAAGGGCGAGGATCTCGCCGCCAGCCTTGAGCCGATGCACGGCATCCTCGTCCCCGGCGGCTTCGGGGTGCGCGGTTCGGAGGGTAAGATCGCCTCGGTCAAGTTCGCCCGTGAGCGTAACGTGCCCTTCTTCGGCATCTGCCTCGGCATGCAGATGGCCTGCATCGAGGGCGCGCGGAACACGGCGGGCATCGAAAACGCCTCGACCACCGAGTTCGGCGAAACCAGCGAGCCGGTCGTCGGCCTCATCACGGAGTGGATGAGCAAGGAAGGCCTGCAAAAGCGCACCGCCGAAACCGATCTGGGCGGCACCATGCGTCTGGGCGCCTATCCCGCCAAGCTCAGCGGCAACAGCGTGGTGTCGGGTATTTACGGTGCGAGCGAGATCAGCGAGCGGCACCGTCATCGCTATGAGGTCAATGCGGGCTATCGCGAGCCGCTGGAAAAGGGCGGCCTGATCTTCTCGGGCATGTCGCCGGACGGCACGCTGCCGGAGATTGTCGAGCGGCCGGATCATTCCTGGTTCGTGGGCGTCCAGTTCCACCCGGAACTCAAGTCCAAGCCCTTCGACCCGCATCCGCTCTTCGCCAGCTTCATTGAAGCGGCGGTCAAGCAGAGCCGGTTGGTATAA
- the secG gene encoding preprotein translocase subunit SecG, which yields MFTFLLVVQAIVAALLVTVILMQKSEGGGLGVGGSPAGFMSARGAADFLTRSTTILATIFVSLSIVLAVIASIQHRPSDIDTSLVKQAPSAPASAPAPAAGNNPPAGAPSGNASNGAVPLAN from the coding sequence ATGTTCACCTTCCTCCTTGTCGTGCAGGCCATTGTTGCCGCTCTGCTGGTCACCGTCATCCTGATGCAGAAGTCGGAAGGCGGCGGCCTGGGCGTCGGCGGCAGCCCGGCGGGGTTCATGTCGGCGCGTGGTGCGGCGGATTTCCTGACCCGCTCGACCACGATTCTGGCGACCATCTTCGTGTCGCTGTCGATCGTTCTGGCGGTCATCGCATCGATCCAGCATCGCCCGAGCGACATCGACACTTCGCTGGTAAAGCAGGCCCCCAGCGCTCCGGCTTCGGCGCCGGCACCGGCGGCGGGCAATAATCCGCCGGCGGGTGCGCCGAGCGGCAACGCCTCCAACGGCGCGGTTCCGCTCGCCAACTAA
- the tpiA gene encoding triose-phosphate isomerase: MSRRKLVVGNWKMNGLRAQLGEVEAIGGLARDHAAVEVGLCLPATLIAAADGVKGAAFVGAQDCHMKNSGAHTGCLSAAMLAEAGASWTIVGHSERRQDQGETDADIAAKALAAKAAGLKVILCVGESLEVRDAGNAEAVVSEQLLASLPEGAAADWLAIAYEPIWAIGTGRIPTMEAVAAMHAALRAALASRIGAEADGMRILYGGSMNGDNAAELMAIVDVDGGLVGGASLTAEKFAPVIAAAA; this comes from the coding sequence ATGAGCAGGCGAAAGCTGGTTGTCGGTAACTGGAAGATGAACGGCCTGCGTGCCCAGCTGGGCGAGGTCGAGGCGATTGGCGGGCTTGCCCGCGATCATGCGGCGGTCGAAGTCGGGCTGTGCCTGCCCGCGACGCTGATCGCGGCGGCGGACGGCGTGAAGGGCGCCGCCTTTGTGGGCGCGCAGGATTGCCATATGAAGAACAGCGGCGCGCATACCGGTTGCCTGTCCGCGGCGATGCTGGCGGAAGCGGGCGCGAGCTGGACCATCGTCGGCCATAGCGAACGGCGGCAGGACCAAGGCGAAACCGATGCCGATATCGCGGCCAAGGCGCTGGCGGCGAAGGCGGCGGGCCTGAAGGTCATTCTCTGCGTGGGTGAGAGTCTGGAGGTCCGCGACGCGGGAAATGCCGAGGCGGTGGTGTCGGAGCAATTGCTGGCATCGTTGCCGGAGGGCGCGGCGGCCGACTGGCTGGCGATCGCTTATGAACCGATCTGGGCGATCGGCACAGGCCGAATCCCGACCATGGAAGCGGTTGCCGCCATGCACGCCGCGCTGCGCGCCGCGCTGGCAAGCCGGATCGGGGCAGAGGCCGATGGAATGCGAATCCTGTACGGCGGATCGATGAATGGCGACAATGCCGCGGAACTGATGGCGATTGTCGATGTCGACGGTGGTCTGGTCGGTGGCGCGAGCCTGACGGCGGAAAAATTCGCCCCGGTGATCGCCGCGGCGGCCTGA
- a CDS encoding peptidylprolyl isomerase → MLSVFRRFIHSKFGAFAALIFLGIVAAAFIMGDLTSGKFGTTLGSGETAAKAGGSRLTVTELQDRVQRVFENARRSNPGLQIADFLAQGGAAQVYDQLVASLTLKEYANDQKIHISKRLVDAQIAQIPAFQDAAGNFSQDNFRQLLMRERITEQALRDDISREILERQMLSPLGLGVKLSDSLVLPYASLLLEARQGTIAAIPAAAFRDIKDPTDAQLNDFYKSNAARYTIPEQRRIRYAVIDVERFAQAAQPTDAEIAAYYNQSKAAYAAKENRSFEQLILPTEAGAKAMADQVKGGKSLAAAAQGAGLSVSQLTDESREALTAASSAAVANAGFAAKQGELVGPMRGSLGWVLLRVTAVKTTPARTLDAVRSEIVATLRTQKEKKLLNDFTSKIEDQIANGGSFEEVVKDNGLKLETTPFLVSSGKQVEDDAYQLSPDVKPLLAPVFAMSQDDDAQLIPIAADKRYALTAPGDIQAAAPPPLAKVKTLVVMQYKLAQGNEKAKALAEQIRAKVAKGTKLSDAIAAAGIPLPAPQVVGGRRADLMREGQRPPAEVAMLFSMAPNSVKMLPVGQDRGYFVVQLNGIKHGDAASDKVLLNQVRDQLGDVVGQEYGQQFERAVEKDMGVKRNAAAVASVQRALTNSNSGGQ, encoded by the coding sequence ATGCTTTCAGTCTTTCGCCGTTTCATTCACTCCAAATTCGGCGCCTTCGCGGCCCTGATCTTCCTTGGGATCGTCGCCGCTGCCTTCATCATGGGGGATTTAACCAGCGGCAAGTTCGGCACGACGCTGGGAAGCGGAGAAACCGCGGCGAAAGCGGGCGGATCGCGGCTGACCGTGACGGAGCTTCAGGATCGCGTGCAGCGCGTGTTCGAAAATGCGCGCCGTTCCAATCCGGGACTGCAAATCGCAGATTTCCTGGCGCAGGGCGGCGCGGCGCAGGTCTATGACCAGCTGGTCGCATCGTTGACGCTGAAGGAATATGCGAACGATCAGAAAATCCATATCTCGAAGCGGCTGGTCGATGCGCAGATCGCGCAGATCCCTGCCTTTCAGGATGCGGCCGGCAATTTCAGCCAGGACAATTTCCGCCAGCTGCTGATGCGCGAGCGGATCACCGAGCAGGCTCTACGCGACGATATCAGCCGCGAAATACTGGAACGGCAGATGCTCAGTCCCCTGGGCCTTGGCGTGAAGCTGAGCGATTCCCTGGTCCTGCCCTATGCCTCGCTGCTGCTGGAAGCGCGTCAGGGCACCATCGCCGCGATCCCGGCCGCCGCGTTCAGGGACATCAAGGACCCGACCGACGCGCAACTCAATGATTTCTACAAGAGCAATGCCGCGCGCTACACCATTCCGGAGCAGCGCCGCATCCGCTATGCGGTGATCGACGTCGAGCGCTTCGCTCAGGCCGCGCAGCCGACCGATGCGGAAATCGCCGCCTATTACAATCAGAGCAAGGCCGCCTATGCCGCCAAGGAAAACCGCAGCTTCGAGCAGTTGATCCTGCCGACGGAAGCGGGCGCCAAGGCCATGGCCGATCAGGTCAAGGGCGGAAAGTCGCTCGCCGCCGCCGCGCAGGGTGCTGGCCTCTCCGTCTCGCAGCTTACCGATGAAAGCCGGGAGGCGCTGACCGCTGCTTCGTCCGCCGCTGTCGCCAATGCGGGCTTTGCCGCGAAGCAGGGCGAACTGGTCGGCCCGATGCGCGGGTCGCTGGGCTGGGTGCTGCTGCGTGTCACGGCGGTCAAGACGACCCCTGCCCGCACTCTGGACGCCGTGCGCAGCGAAATCGTCGCCACGCTGCGGACGCAGAAGGAAAAGAAGCTGCTGAACGACTTCACCAGCAAGATCGAGGATCAGATCGCCAATGGCGGCAGCTTCGAGGAAGTGGTGAAGGACAATGGGCTGAAGCTGGAAACCACGCCCTTCCTCGTGTCCTCCGGCAAGCAGGTCGAGGATGACGCCTATCAGCTTTCGCCCGACGTGAAGCCGCTGCTGGCGCCCGTCTTCGCGATGAGTCAGGATGACGATGCGCAGTTGATCCCCATCGCCGCCGACAAGCGCTATGCGCTCACCGCGCCCGGCGACATCCAGGCCGCCGCGCCGCCGCCGCTCGCCAAGGTCAAGACGCTGGTGGTGATGCAGTACAAGCTGGCCCAGGGCAATGAGAAGGCCAAGGCGCTGGCCGAACAGATTCGCGCCAAGGTCGCCAAGGGCACGAAGCTGTCCGACGCGATCGCCGCCGCTGGCATCCCGCTGCCCGCGCCGCAGGTCGTGGGAGGCCGCCGCGCCGACCTCATGCGCGAGGGACAGCGTCCTCCGGCGGAGGTCGCCATGCTCTTTTCGATGGCGCCCAATAGCGTGAAGATGCTGCCGGTGGGTCAGGATCGGGGCTATTTCGTGGTGCAGCTCAACGGCATCAAACATGGTGACGCGGCCAGCGACAAGGTGCTGCTGAATCAGGTGCGCGACCAGTTGGGCGATGTCGTCGGCCAGGAATATGGCCAGCAGTTCGAACGCGCGGTCGAGAAGGACATGGGCGTGAAGCGTAACGCGGCGGCCGTCGCCAGCGTTCAGCGCGCACTCACCAACAGCAATAGCGGCGGTCAGTAA
- the trpE gene encoding anthranilate synthase component I: MDGIDSARKALAAGQSALVWRRQIADTDTPISAALKLFEADRGDFLLESVEGGAVRGRYSLIGLAPDLVFRAQGQRAEINRQWAADRDAFQPESLSTLDALRALVAECRAELDPALPAALACLVGYFGYETVGLVEKLPRPEENPIALPDMLFVRPTVILVFDRLADALYLVAPVWRGSFTDADRAVEQALERIDAVAARLAASLPAQTVPADIADVEVTPMLEPGRYAAMVNRAKDYIVAGDIFQVVLAQRFTSPFTLPPIALYRALRRINPSPFLYYLDLPGFALIGSSPEILVRARDGEVTIRPIAGTRPRGRNAVEDAANRESLLADPKERAEHLMLLDLGRNDVGRVAAAGTVTVTDSYTVEFYSHVMHIVSNVVGRLAPGKDALDALFAGFPAGTVSGAPKVRACEIIAELEPETRGAYAGGVGYFGPDGNMDSCIVLRTAVLKDGVMHVQAGAGIVADSNPEYEQRECEAKSGALLAAAREAVALARESGFGQ, encoded by the coding sequence ATGGATGGCATCGACAGCGCACGCAAGGCACTGGCGGCGGGGCAATCCGCGCTGGTGTGGCGGCGCCAGATCGCCGACACCGACACGCCGATTTCCGCAGCGCTCAAATTGTTCGAGGCAGATCGCGGCGATTTCCTGCTGGAATCGGTCGAAGGCGGCGCGGTACGCGGACGCTACAGCCTGATCGGCCTCGCCCCCGACCTCGTTTTCCGGGCGCAGGGTCAGAGGGCCGAAATAAACCGGCAATGGGCGGCCGACCGGGATGCGTTCCAGCCCGAAAGTCTGAGCACGCTGGACGCCTTGCGCGCGCTGGTCGCGGAATGCCGGGCGGAACTGGACCCTGCGCTGCCCGCTGCCCTCGCCTGTCTGGTCGGCTATTTCGGTTATGAGACGGTCGGACTGGTCGAAAAACTGCCGCGCCCGGAGGAAAACCCGATTGCCCTGCCCGACATGCTGTTCGTGCGGCCAACCGTGATATTGGTGTTCGATCGGCTGGCCGATGCGCTCTATCTGGTCGCGCCGGTATGGAGGGGCAGTTTCACCGATGCCGATCGCGCCGTCGAACAGGCGCTGGAGCGGATCGACGCGGTCGCCGCGCGACTGGCGGCGTCCCTGCCCGCGCAGACGGTCCCTGCCGACATTGCCGATGTCGAAGTAACGCCGATGCTGGAACCGGGCCGCTATGCCGCGATGGTCAACAGGGCGAAGGATTATATCGTCGCAGGCGACATCTTTCAGGTGGTGCTGGCCCAGCGCTTCACCAGCCCCTTCACTCTGCCGCCGATCGCGCTCTATCGCGCGCTGCGGCGGATCAATCCCTCCCCCTTCCTCTATTATCTCGACCTGCCCGGCTTCGCGCTGATCGGGTCCAGCCCGGAAATCCTGGTCCGGGCGCGCGATGGCGAAGTCACCATCCGCCCCATCGCCGGCACCCGTCCACGCGGCCGGAACGCAGTCGAGGATGCCGCCAACCGCGAAAGCCTGCTGGCCGATCCCAAGGAGCGGGCGGAACATCTGATGCTGCTCGACCTTGGCCGCAATGATGTGGGCCGGGTCGCGGCGGCGGGCACCGTTACCGTGACGGACAGCTATACCGTCGAATTTTACAGCCATGTCATGCACATCGTTTCAAACGTGGTCGGACGGCTGGCGCCGGGCAAGGATGCGCTGGACGCACTGTTCGCGGGCTTCCCGGCGGGCACGGTTTCCGGCGCGCCCAAGGTCCGCGCCTGCGAGATCATCGCGGAACTGGAGCCGGAGACACGCGGCGCCTATGCCGGTGGCGTCGGCTATTTCGGACCCGATGGCAATATGGACAGCTGCATCGTCCTGCGCACCGCGGTCCTTAAAGACGGCGTCATGCATGTGCAGGCCGGCGCCGGCATCGTTGCCGATTCGAACCCGGAATATGAACAACGCGAATGCGAGGCGAAGAGCGGCGCACTGCTCGCCGCCGCCCGTGAAGCCGTGGCGCTAGCGCGCGAATCGGGCTTTGGCCAGTAA
- a CDS encoding DUF4242 domain-containing protein, producing the protein MPQFVIERHMPGVGQLSGEQLKGASQGSCNVLRQLGPDIQWVHSYVTDDKIYCVYRAPSEELIRQHAEMAGFPANSIAQVRATIDPTTAD; encoded by the coding sequence ATGCCGCAATTCGTGATCGAACGGCACATGCCGGGTGTAGGCCAGTTGTCAGGAGAGCAGCTCAAGGGCGCGTCGCAGGGATCCTGCAATGTCCTGCGCCAGCTTGGCCCGGATATTCAATGGGTTCACAGCTATGTGACGGACGACAAAATCTATTGCGTCTATCGCGCACCCAGTGAGGAACTGATCCGCCAGCACGCGGAAATGGCGGGCTTCCCCGCCAACAGCATCGCGCAGGTCCGTGCGACGATCGATCCGACGACCGCCGACTGA
- a CDS encoding IS630 family transposase (programmed frameshift), with amino-acid sequence MGRAYSADLRERISAHVRAGHSRRAAARHFGVSASCAVKLLQRVERTGSAASSRIGRPRGAGKLAPYMARLTGWVDREPDIGMSELSNKLAAETGVVAHPASLSRVLIQAGYRVKKTLLASECGRDDVAHARLRWRLDRQPQMRAKPHHLVFLDETATTTKMTKLRGRAPKGERLKARAPFGHWKTQTFIAGLRCDCLVAPWVIDQPMNRRLFETYIETQLAPTLSPGDVVIADNLSSHKSEKVKACLKERGAWILFLPAYSPDLNPIEMAFAKLKSHLRRIGARTIDELWKALGHICDLYSAEECWEYFKAAGYASN; translated from the exons ATGGGCAGAGCATATTCGGCTGATTTGCGGGAACGGATATCGGCGCACGTAAGGGCGGGACACTCGCGCCGGGCGGCGGCCCGCCATTTCGGTGTGAGCGCGAGTTGCGCAGTGAAGTTGTTGCAGCGAGTGGAACGAACAGGTTCGGCTGCTTCTTCACGAATAGGGCGGCCACGCGGCGCTGGTAAGTTGGCGCCGTATATGGCCCGGTTGACGGGCTGGGTGGATAGGGAACCAGACATCGGCATGTCGGAGCTGTCCAACAAGCTTGCAGCGGAGACGGGCGTAGTTGCCCATCCGGCATCCCTCTCGCGGGTGCTGATCCAGGCTGGCTATCGGGTA AAAAAAACGCTGCTGGCCAGCGAGTGCGGACGCGATGATGTCGCTCATGCGCGACTGCGATGGCGCCTCGACCGGCAGCCGCAGATGCGCGCAAAGCCTCATCACCTCGTCTTTCTGGATGAGACGGCGACCACCACGAAGATGACCAAGCTTCGTGGCCGGGCGCCAAAAGGAGAGCGTCTCAAGGCCCGCGCTCCGTTCGGTCATTGGAAAACGCAAACCTTCATCGCGGGGCTGCGCTGCGATTGCTTGGTTGCCCCGTGGGTGATCGACCAACCGATGAACCGGCGCCTGTTCGAAACCTATATCGAAACCCAGTTGGCGCCAACGCTCAGCCCCGGCGATGTTGTGATCGCCGACAATCTGTCGAGCCACAAAAGCGAAAAGGTCAAAGCCTGCCTTAAAGAGCGAGGTGCGTGGATCCTTTTCCTCCCCGCTTATTCACCCGATTTGAACCCAATAGAAATGGCCTTCGCTAAATTGAAATCGCACCTGCGACGGATCGGGGCGCGGACCATCGATGAGCTATGGAAGGCTCTCGGACATATCTGCGACCTCTATTCTGCCGAAGAATGTTGGGAATATTTCAAGGCCGCCGGATATGCGTCCAACTAA
- a CDS encoding NUDIX domain-containing protein: protein MTRNMNEGRPAATVVILRDRLDAAPEILMMERASSMAFAAGALVFPGGAVDAHDRELAAMIGGGLALDEAAARIAAIRETLEESGLAIALNGSLETDRIVAMRRALLDGASFSEILVAEGVEIRLDALVPFARWHPARMENVKRVFDTRFYLVRAPEGQTASVDETENVQLFWSGAAATLARCDRGEGQIIFPTRRNLERLAQFGSFDDLAAHALSIPVEKVTPWFEERDGQQHLCIPGHLGYPVTSEPAGTVRRT, encoded by the coding sequence ATGACAAGAAATATGAATGAAGGCCGCCCTGCTGCGACCGTGGTGATCCTGCGCGATCGCCTCGACGCCGCTCCGGAAATCCTGATGATGGAACGCGCGTCGAGCATGGCTTTCGCGGCGGGCGCATTGGTCTTTCCCGGTGGGGCGGTGGACGCGCACGACCGCGAACTGGCGGCGATGATCGGTGGTGGCCTCGCTCTGGACGAAGCGGCGGCGCGCATTGCCGCCATCCGTGAAACGCTGGAAGAAAGCGGGCTTGCCATCGCATTGAATGGCTCTTTGGAAACCGATCGGATTGTCGCCATGCGGCGGGCCTTGCTGGATGGCGCCAGCTTCAGCGAGATCTTGGTCGCAGAGGGTGTGGAGATCAGGCTGGATGCGCTGGTGCCTTTTGCGCGTTGGCATCCGGCGCGGATGGAGAATGTGAAGCGCGTGTTCGATACCCGCTTCTATCTTGTCCGAGCCCCGGAAGGGCAGACGGCGAGCGTCGATGAAACCGAAAATGTGCAGCTCTTCTGGAGCGGTGCGGCGGCAACGCTGGCGCGGTGCGACAGGGGGGAAGGGCAGATCATCTTCCCGACGCGCCGCAATCTGGAGCGGCTGGCGCAATTTGGCAGCTTCGATGATCTCGCGGCCCATGCCCTGTCGATTCCGGTCGAGAAGGTGACGCCCTGGTTCGAGGAGAGGGATGGGCAACAGCATCTTTGTATTCCCGGGCATCTGGGCTACCCGGTAACATCGGAACCAGCGGGGACTGTCCGGCGCACTTGA
- a CDS encoding DUF2171 domain-containing protein — translation MAYQGGRRYGGNDRIRSDWDRGSDRYRMLRGHRYGASMRGPASGPDFQHFPEGYDPEMRGFFDRAGDEIRSWFGDHDAEVRREYDEYYNRPYGDPRDESSRVGFASASSSNRYLPNSGYAPFTGERSGYGNEDHGSTIRSYGAVHDYGGHHDANYYLWRQERIAELDRDYAEYQRENRERFNREFGDWRSRRGDQRRAMAQVREHMEVVGSDGLHVGTVDALREDRIILTRNDANAGGMHHSIPSFWIRSVDARQVMLEKTAAETLAAWYVESGQQAHRRGDAGWGMEDRASSSAPDDKGRPH, via the coding sequence ATGGCTTACCAAGGCGGGCGCCGCTATGGCGGCAATGACCGCATCCGCAGCGATTGGGATCGCGGGTCGGACCGTTACCGGATGTTGCGCGGCCACCGATATGGGGCAAGCATGCGGGGACCGGCGAGTGGCCCGGATTTTCAGCATTTCCCCGAAGGCTACGACCCGGAAATGCGCGGCTTCTTCGACCGGGCGGGGGATGAGATCCGCAGCTGGTTCGGCGACCATGACGCGGAAGTGCGCCGTGAATATGATGAATATTATAACCGCCCCTACGGCGACCCGCGCGATGAAAGCAGCCGCGTCGGCTTCGCCTCCGCCTCCAGCAGCAACCGCTATCTTCCCAATAGCGGCTATGCCCCCTTTACCGGTGAACGCAGCGGCTATGGCAACGAGGATCACGGCTCCACCATCCGCTCCTATGGCGCGGTGCATGATTATGGCGGGCATCATGACGCCAACTATTATCTCTGGCGGCAGGAGAGGATCGCGGAACTGGACCGCGACTATGCCGAATATCAGCGGGAAAATCGCGAGCGCTTCAATCGGGAGTTCGGCGATTGGCGCAGTCGGCGCGGCGACCAGCGCAGGGCCATGGCGCAGGTGCGTGAACATATGGAAGTGGTGGGCAGCGACGGCCTGCATGTCGGCACCGTCGATGCGCTGCGCGAGGATCGCATCATCCTGACGAGGAACGATGCCAATGCGGGCGGGATGCATCATTCCATCCCCAGCTTCTGGATCAGGTCGGTCGATGCACGGCAGGTGATGTTGGAAAAGACCGCCGCTGAGACCCTTGCCGCCTGGTATGTCGAAAGCGGCCAACAGGCCCACCGTCGCGGCGATGCCGGCTGGGGCATGGAGGATCGCGCCAGCAGCAGCGCACCCGACGACAAGGGCCGTCCGCACTGA
- a CDS encoding CoA ester lyase has protein sequence MKLRSLLFVPGDRPERFAKAAASGADAIILDLEDSVAPERKAFGREAIAEWLASPRDCVAFVRVNPLDGDHTRADLTAVLPAAPDGIMLPKAEGASSIQTLIGLADGGNVPPILPIATETPIAIFELGTFRQVSQRLAGLTWGAEDLPASVGASTSREEDGRYTAPFEMARSLTLFAAHAAGVPAIDTVFPRIEAMDDLKAYVGRARRDGFTGMMAIHPVQVAAINEGFTPSETEVARAKAVVEAFAANPGAGVLKLDGKMIDRPHLIQAQRVLAAAD, from the coding sequence ATGAAATTGCGTTCCCTGCTGTTCGTTCCCGGAGATCGTCCCGAGCGTTTCGCCAAGGCGGCGGCCAGCGGAGCCGATGCGATCATTCTCGACCTGGAGGATTCGGTCGCGCCGGAGCGCAAGGCCTTTGGGCGGGAGGCGATTGCGGAATGGCTGGCCAGCCCGCGTGATTGCGTGGCGTTTGTGCGGGTCAATCCGCTCGACGGGGATCACACCCGCGCGGACCTGACCGCCGTGCTGCCTGCGGCGCCTGACGGCATCATGCTGCCCAAGGCGGAAGGCGCGTCGAGCATCCAGACGCTGATCGGTCTGGCCGATGGCGGGAATGTGCCGCCGATCCTGCCGATCGCGACCGAAACGCCCATTGCCATTTTCGAATTGGGCACGTTCCGGCAGGTCAGTCAACGGCTGGCGGGCCTGACCTGGGGGGCGGAGGATTTGCCGGCATCGGTTGGCGCCTCGACCTCGCGCGAGGAGGATGGCCGCTATACCGCGCCCTTCGAAATGGCGCGCAGCCTGACGCTATTTGCCGCTCATGCCGCCGGGGTTCCGGCAATTGATACCGTTTTTCCCCGGATAGAGGCGATGGACGACCTCAAGGCCTATGTCGGGCGGGCGCGACGCGATGGCTTCACCGGCATGATGGCGATCCATCCGGTACAGGTCGCCGCGATCAATGAAGGCTTTACCCCCAGCGAAACCGAGGTCGCACGGGCAAAGGCCGTGGTGGAGGCGTTCGCCGCCAATCCCGGTGCAGGGGTGCTGAAACTCGACGGCAAGATGATCGACCGGCCCCATCTCATCCAGGCGCAGCGGGTTCTGGCCGCAGCGGATTAG
- a CDS encoding DMT family protein: MPTILLLTISNLFMTTAWYWHLKGGMTKPLFGVILISWGIAFVEYCFAVPANRIGFASGWSAGQLKIAQEAIALLIFGGFMVMVLGEPLHWRHLAAFLCIMAAVGFLFVGRG; the protein is encoded by the coding sequence ATGCCGACCATCCTGCTCCTCACCATTTCCAACCTGTTCATGACCACGGCCTGGTACTGGCATCTGAAGGGTGGGATGACCAAGCCTCTGTTCGGGGTCATCCTGATCAGCTGGGGCATCGCCTTCGTCGAATATTGCTTCGCCGTGCCCGCCAACCGCATCGGTTTCGCCAGCGGCTGGAGCGCGGGACAGCTCAAGATCGCTCAGGAAGCCATTGCGCTGCTGATCTTCGGCGGTTTCATGGTGATGGTGCTGGGCGAACCGCTGCACTGGCGCCACCTTGCCGCCTTCCTGTGCATCATGGCGGCGGTCGGCTTCCTGTTCGTGGGCCGCGGCTGA